The following proteins are encoded in a genomic region of Arcobacter suis CECT 7833:
- a CDS encoding sensor histidine kinase produces MKTNKFDVICNTVDNGIILINKNLEVKFWNRWLEIRTGINSKNIINKNLKDFFPQIDDKKLTRKITTALKLNSSTFYTPQISKFLLNIELSKVADKVFNEMQQSITITPYDIENELAIVYIYDTTILSEINYKLKEIKEEVEEKNEELKLLFDTTMEAIIVFKDNKIKDCNQIALDLLNFTSKESLLKKDIHDLNLDILEKNHTKPIETTIVREDKSSFKALVNIKNATIKSQSLRILTIIDITDIKRKENLLSEQTKLAAMGEMLGNIAHQWRQPLNIISITSSSTKLKKEIGLLTDKMLIDALKLISETTEHLSNTIDVFKDFLKEDKEKYLFNLTQNINNNISLIETILNENHIRLDLNLDNDIYIYNFANEFSQALINILHNASDAIDSKLKESDLRIIKITTKQINDEVIIEIIDNAGGIDKEIINKIFEPYFTTKHKYQGTGLGLYMTHKIIQTSMKGKIFVCNDKFIFEDQEYQGALFRITLKNNT; encoded by the coding sequence GTGAAAACAAATAAATTTGATGTAATTTGTAACACTGTTGATAATGGAATAATTCTTATCAATAAAAATTTAGAAGTAAAATTCTGGAATCGTTGGCTTGAAATCAGAACAGGTATTAACTCAAAAAATATAATTAATAAAAATTTAAAAGATTTTTTTCCACAAATCGATGATAAAAAATTGACTAGAAAAATAACTACAGCTTTAAAATTAAATTCTTCTACTTTTTACACACCTCAAATTAGTAAATTTTTGTTAAATATCGAACTATCAAAAGTTGCTGATAAAGTTTTTAATGAAATGCAACAAAGCATTACAATTACACCTTATGATATTGAAAATGAGTTAGCTATTGTGTATATTTATGACACAACTATTTTGTCTGAAATAAACTATAAACTAAAAGAAATAAAAGAAGAAGTAGAAGAAAAAAATGAAGAATTAAAACTTTTATTTGATACAACTATGGAAGCAATTATTGTTTTTAAAGATAATAAAATCAAAGATTGTAATCAAATAGCATTAGATTTATTGAATTTTACATCAAAAGAATCTCTTTTAAAAAAAGATATTCATGATTTAAATTTAGATATTTTAGAAAAAAATCATACAAAACCAATTGAAACAACTATAGTAAGAGAAGATAAAAGTTCATTTAAAGCCCTTGTAAACATAAAAAATGCAACTATTAAATCTCAAAGTTTAAGAATACTTACAATCATTGATATTACAGATATAAAAAGAAAAGAGAACCTTTTATCAGAACAAACAAAACTTGCTGCTATGGGTGAAATGTTGGGAAATATTGCCCATCAATGGAGACAACCTTTAAATATAATTTCGATTACATCATCAAGTACAAAATTGAAAAAAGAAATAGGTTTATTAACTGATAAAATGTTAATTGATGCTTTGAAGTTAATATCAGAAACCACTGAGCATTTATCAAATACAATTGATGTTTTTAAAGACTTTTTAAAAGAAGATAAAGAAAAATATTTATTTAACTTAACTCAAAATATCAATAATAATATCTCATTAATAGAAACTATTTTAAATGAAAATCATATACGATTGGACTTAAATTTAGATAACGATATTTATATTTATAATTTTGCAAATGAGTTTAGTCAAGCTTTGATAAATATATTACACAACGCAAGTGATGCTATTGATTCAAAACTAAAAGAAAGCGATTTAAGAATTATAAAAATTACAACTAAACAGATAAATGATGAAGTAATTATTGAAATAATTGATAATGCAGGTGGAATAGATAAAGAAATTATAAATAAAATCTTTGAACCATATTTTACAACAAAACATAAATATCAAGGGACTGGATTGGGATTATATATGACTCATAAAATAATTCAAACAAGCATGAAAGGTAAAATATTTGTTTGTAATGATAAATTTATTTTTGAAGATCAAGAGTATCAAGGTGCTCTTTTTAGAATAACTTTAAAAAACAATACTTGA